A window of Cryptosporidium parvum Iowa II chromosome 1, whole genome shotgun sequence contains these coding sequences:
- a CDS encoding hypothetical protein (similar to lysophospholipase II), giving the protein MIQEGDGNNGQGFYYEPKDYDSVLIWLHGKGDNANSYLDFIHIAQNYPELKKTKIILPTADIITFKRFGFSDNAWFDMEDLRPYALEDLDDINNSVSRITRLISLEIEKGIDPKKISLGGFSQGSAIVFLISMASRKYTLGSCIVVGGWLPLTERGFKEGKESKIATEELTFDVRESVKEHVDFIVLHGEADPVVLYQWSLMNKDFVLEFIKPKKFIYKSYPGVVHTITSQMMVDIFNFLSKRN; this is encoded by the coding sequence ATGATCCAGGAAGGAGATGGAAATAATGGACAAGGGTTTTACTATGAGCCAAAAGACTATGATTCTGTCTTAATTTGGCTACATGGAAAGGGTGATAATGCAAATAGCTATTTGGATTTTATCCACATTGCTCAAAACTATCCTGAGCTGAAGAAAActaaaattattcttcCAACTGctgatattattacttttaaaCGATTCGGCTTTTCTGACAATGCATGGTTTGATATGGAAGATTTAAGACCATATGCACTCGAAGATTTGGACgatataaataatagtgTTTCTAGAATAACTCGGTTAATTTCTcttgaaatagaaaaaggGATTGATCCTAAAAAGATTTCACTCGGAGGATTTTCACAAGGATCAGCCATAgtatttctaatttctATGGCATCTAGAAAGTATACATTAGGCTCCTGTATAGTCGTAGGAGGTTGGCTTCCACTTACTGAGAGAGGATTTAAAGAAGGtaaagaaagtaaaataGCAACTGAAGAGCTCACTTTTGATGTCAGAGAATCTGTAAAAGAACATGTGGATTTTATTGTTTTACATGGAGAAGCTGATCCTGTGGTGCTTTATCAATGGTCTTTGATGAATAAAGACTTTGTacttgaatttattaaacctaaaaagtttatttataaatctTATCCTGGAGTTGTTCATACCATAACTAGTCAAATGATGgttgatatttttaatttcttgtCTAAAAGAAACTAA
- a CDS encoding acetyl-coenzyme A synthetase (similar to gi:6647433) has product MSDKRPRSPCSNNNDELNDSSVLTENMDTVATRSKNLPFHETYKSKPTPADKPYRVDGIDKYKELYEQSIRDPEGFWSQMARKELRWLRDFTKVRSSGTCLQDRLAWFLNGKLNVCDNCVDRWAEIQPNTTALIWEGDDPSSIRHISYIELFRNVCKMANVLKRFGIKKGDSVGIYMPMIPETIYTMLACARIGAVHMVVFAGFAAQNLLERLVNARCKIVVTADQGSRGKKIINLKDVVDKALEKIPEIKTCIVFRHLNGPIEFVKGRDFDGETLMRSEKPYCPLEDMDSEDPLFYLYTSGSTGTPKGVQHSTAGYLLYAAVTQKYLFNIHPGDIFGCAGDIGWITGHSYLVYAPLCNGITTLIFEGVPTYPNAGRYWEMVERHRITHFYAAPTAIRTLKRLGDDFVKKHDRSSLRVLGSVGEPINPSAWRWYHSVVGEERCSIVDTYWQTETGGIVIAPIPGCFDTKPGSATFPFFGIEPAILDPDTGKEIDGPGSGVLCIKNSWPGMFRGIFGAHYLHEDLYTKPFPGYYFTGDGVLRDQDGYLWITGRIDDTINVSGHRLSSKEIEDALTNHFGIAEAAAVAIDHDVKGNALVCFVVLKDSGNRTFDLNNSSPHPFEYELRMCVRTQIGPVATPDHIIVVENIPKTRSGKVVRRLLRKIATGCNDYGDISTVANPECIKSIESSWAQYLKR; this is encoded by the coding sequence atgagtgATAAAAGACCTAGATCGCCATGTTCTAAcaataatgatgaattaaatgattcATCAGTACTTACTGAGAACATGGATACCGTTGCAACTCGTTCCAAGAACTTGCCATTTCACGAAACATACAAATCAAAACCAACTCCTGCTGATAAGCCTTATAGAGTAGATGGGattgataaatataaagaacTCTACGAACAAAGTATTAGAGATCCTGAGGGTTTTTGGAGCCAAATGGCTAGAAAAGAACTTCGATGGCTAAGAGATTTTACTAAAGTAAGGAGTTCTGGTACTTGTCTTCAAGATAGACTTGCTTGGTTTTTGAATGGAAAGTTAAATGTATGCGATAATTGCGTAGATAGATGGGCTGAAATACAACCAAATACTACTGCATTAATTTGGGAAGGAGATGATCCATCATCTATTAGACATATTAGCTATATTGAACTGTTTAGAAACGTTTGTAAAATGGCCAATGTTTTGAAACGATTTGGTATCAAAAAAGGTGATTCTGTTGGTATTTATATGCCAATGATACCTGAAACTATATATACTATGTTAGCTTGCGCTAGAATAGGAGCTGTACATATGGTAGTTTTTGCTGGATTTGCAGCTCAGAATCTTCTTGAGAGACTTGTTAATGCTAGATGTAAAATAGTAGTAACTGCAGATCAAGGATCCAGAGGTAAGAAGATTATTAACTTGAAAGATGTTGTTGATAAAGCTCTTGAAAAGATTCCTGAGATTAAAACATGCATTGTTTTTAGACACTTGAATGGACCTATTGAATTTGTCAAGGGAAGAGATTTTGATGGAGAAACTTTAATGAGATCTGAAAAACCTTATTGTCCTTTAGAAGACATGGATAGTGAGGATCcactattttatttatataccTCAGGTAGTACTGGAACTCCAAAAGGTGTTCAACACTCTACTGCAGGATACTTACTTTATGCTGCTGTTACACAAAAGTACTTATTCAACATTCATCCTGGGGATATTTTTGGATGTGCTGGAGATATTGGTTGGATTACTGGCCACTCTTACTTGGTATATGCTCCTCTTTGTAATGGTATAACcactttaatttttgaggGAGTACCGACTTATCCTAATGCTGGGAGATACTGGGAAATGGTGGAGAGACACAGAATTACTCATTTTTACGCTGCTCCAACTGCAATCAGAACTCTTAAACGCCTTGGAGATGATTTTGTTAAAAAACACGATAGATCATCATTGAGAGTTCTAGGATCAGTTGGAGAGCCTATTAATCCCTCTGCATGGAGATGGTACCATTCAGTTGTTGGTGAAGAGAGATGTTCTATAGTTGATACTTATTGGCAAACTGAGACAGGAGGAATTGTTATTGCTCCAATTCCTGGTTGTTTTGATACTAAACCTGGTTCAGCAACATTTCCCTTCTTTGGTATTGAGCCTGCGATACTTGATCCTGATACaggaaaagaaattgatggACCAGGGTCTGGAGTTCTTTGTATAAAAAACTCATGGCCAGGTATGTTTAGAGGTATTTTTGGAGCTCATTATCTTCATGAAGATCTTTATACAAAACCATTCCCCGGATACTATTTTACTGGGGATGGTGTTTTAAGAGATCAGGATGGATATCTTTGGATTACTGGTAGAATTGACGATACAATTAATGTTTCTGGTCATAGACTAAGCTCTAAGGAAATTGAAGATGCTCTTACCAACCATTTTGGCATTGCAGAAGCTGCAGCTGTTGCAATTGATCATGATGTTAAAGGTAATGCTCTTGTTTGCTTTGTAGTTTTAAAGGATTCTGGTAATAGAACTTTTGACTTGAATAATTCAAGTCCTCATCCTTTTGAATATGAACTTAGGATGTGTGTCAGGACCCAAATCGGCCCTGTGGCAACACCTGATCATATTATTGTTGTTGAGAATATCCCTAAAACAAGATCAGGAAAAGTTGTAAGACGTCTTCTTAGAAAGATTGCTACTGGTTGCAATGACTATGGAGATATTTCAACGGTTGCAAATCCTGAGTGTATTAAATCCATTGAGTCATCCTGGGCACAATACCTTAAGAGATAA
- a CDS encoding PIG-M mannosyltransferase,8 transmembrane domain: YVVEHVYLSTTCLHLLVLSYGLLQDRFNVSVKFTDIDYMVFTDAAKAVLQGKSPYTRHTYRYTPLLAYIASINIIFKMEILSKLLFCAVNILSGKILEWLLILLDVDNETKIKGSVTLRRFLISTWLLNPFPVVIAARGSADIIPSILVLITIYFLMKAKYDSFNNKINIIISAFFFGLSVHFKLYPVIYGFPFIFFINPNYLKKDRSLFWYILNLPIKIFTTLNIDQLIFGLVSFSTIVSLISFFYYLYGWEFLYETYLYHAIRKDHRHNFSVFFYLFYLTMYSVKEVLASNFVYKALPYIASIPQMFLVALSGISLVREGECIMAIFCQTVLFVAFNKVCTSQYFLWWFILFPLALRVYLTNNIAQLDESKGIIHSASASFTPILISLGVWLITKLSWLYFAYNIEMLGQPYFLSVSF; encoded by the exons TATGTTGTAGAGCATGTATACCTTTCTACTACATGCCTACATCTGCTAGTTTTGTCTTATGGTCTTCTCCAAGATAGATTCAATGTTTCAGTCAAGTTTACTGACATTGACTATATG GTTTTTACGGATGCAGCCAAGGCTGTTCTTCAAGGAAAGTCTCCATATACAAGGCATACATATAGATATACTCCCCTATTGGCATATATTGCCTCAATTAATATCATATTCAAAATGGAAATTCTTTCTAAACTACTATTTTGTGCTGTGAATATACTTTCAGGTAAAATCCTCGAATGGCTACTTATCTTGTTGGATGTAGACAACGAAACAAAGATTAAAGGAAGCGTTACTTTGAGAAGATTTCTCATTTCCACATGGTTACTTAATCCATTTCCTGTTGTAATTGCAGCTAGAGGAAGTGCTGATATTATTCCGTCCATTCTTGTCCTTATCACAATATACTTCTTAATGAAGGCCAAATATGACAGCTTTAATaacaaaatcaatattattatttcagcATTCTTCTTTGGTCTTTCCGTTCACTTCAAACTTTATCCTGTTATATATGGCTTTCCCTTTATCTTCTTTATCAATCCAAACTATCTCAAAAAAGACAGGTCGCTATTCTGGTATATACTCAACCTTCCAATCAAGATATTTACTACTTTGAACATAGACCAACTCATTTTTGGATTAGTCAGTTTTTCTACAATTGTTTCATTGATCTCATTCTTCTATTATCTGTATGGTTGGGAATTCCTTTATGAAACTTATTTATATCATGCAATCAGAAAAGATCACAGACACAATTTTTCGGTCTtcttttatcttttttacCTCACAATGTACTCAGTGAAAGAAGTCCTCGCATCCAATTTTGTATACAAAGCTCTTCCATATATTGCTTCCATCCCCCAAATGTTTTTGGTTGCATTATCAGGAATTTCTCTTGTGAGAGAAGGTGAATGTATTATGGCTATTTTTTGTCAGACTGTCTTATTTGTGGCTTTCAACAAAGTTTGCACATCTCAATACTTCTTATGGTGGTTTATACTATTCCCTCTTGCTCTCAGAGTATATTTGactaataatattgctCAACTAGACGAATCTAAAGGGATTATTCACTCAGCAAGTGCATCATTTACCCCGATTCTTATTTCACTAGGAGTCTGGCTAATTACTAAACTTTCATGGTTATATTTTGCATATAACATAGAAATGCTTGGACAACCATACTTTTTAAGCGTAAGTTTTTAA
- a CDS encoding glucosamine-fructose-6-phosphate aminotransferase yields the protein MNFSSKYKFLVPIVNRINDDLKEKNEKSKFYRFERLTKTMKDEQKLDFLRGSRIFGMISESIGSLCKTGRKNSIFSVPNKAYCCGIIGYIGSGDAQKVLMQGIEILQNRGYDSCGMSTIDDQGELITTKYSSKESGDSIERLKNDSELLHGNHHIGIAHTRWATHGGKTDFNAHPHQDYKKRISIVHNGTIDNYCSLKSELMEKGIKFQSETDTEVIANLIGSYLDDGEDFQNAVQKALSRLQGTWGIAVLHKDYKDLMILARHGSPLLVGVQSGHIYIASETSALANYTNQYVALQDGEIALLSHEGINKLITPSRLLSIDHEKVESSPSPYLHWTLKEIYDQPHALARSLNFGGRISPYNNMVKLGGLDQRLDELKNVQNMILLGCGTSFHAALFAQLLMEHISGFNTVSAKDASEIFVTGFPREHAGAIAISQSGETADTVKAINIADKLGIPKISVVNVVGSMLARTTGCGVYLNAGREVAVASTKAFSTQVLVLSLIAAWFAQNRDSVISQRCQELLEAIHRVPISVGVSLQAKDQCEQIAEMIKDNNSIFVLGKGYGYPVALEGALKIKEISYIHSEGYSAGALKHGPFALIDKDSQTPVILVILSDENQSLMMNVAQQVKARGARVICITDDENLCKDIDCEKVLIPSNGPLTALNAVIPLQLIAYYLAIKRGINPDKPRGLAKAVTVF from the coding sequence atgaattttaGTTCCAAATACAAATTCTTGGTGCCAATTGTGAACCGtattaatgatgatttgaaggaaaagaatgaaaaatcTAAATTTTATAGATTTGAGAGGTTAACAAAGACTATGAAAGATGAGCAAAAACTTGATTTTTTGAGAGGAAGCCGTATATTTGGAATGATTTCTGAAAGTATTGGGAGTCTTTGCAAAACAGGAAGAAAAAACAGCATTTTTTCCGTTCCTAATAAAGCTTACTGCTGTGGTATTATAGGATATATTGGTTCAGGTGACGCTCAAAAGGTTTTAATGCAGGGAATAGAAATACTTCAAAATAGAGGGTATGATTCATGTGGAATGAGTACAATAGATGATCAAGGAGAATTAATAACCACCAAATACTCATCTAAAGAATCTGGGGATTCAATTGAAAGGCTTAAGAACGATTCTGAGCTATTACATGGAAACCACCATATTGGTATTGCACATACAAGATGGGCTACTCATGGAGGGAAGACCGACTTTAATGCTCATCCACATCAAGActataaaaaaagaattagtATTGTACATAATGGTACAATAGATAATTATTGTTCTTTGAAGTCTGAATTAATGGAAAAAGGAATCAAATTTCAATCAGAAACAGATACAGAGGTAATTGCAAACTTGATTGGTAGTTATCTAGATGATGGAGAGGATTTTCAAAATGCTGTTCAAAAGGCTCTTTCTCGTTTGCAAGGAACTTGGGGAATTGCTGTTCTACATAAAGACTATAAAGATTTAATGATACTTGCTAGACATGGATCTCCTTTACTTGTTGGAGTACAATCTGGACATATTTATATTGCTTCAGAAACATCAGCTTTAGCAAATTATACAAATCAGTATGTTGCTTTACAAGATGGTGAAATTGCTTTATTATCTCATGAAGGTATTAACAAATTGATTACTCCTTCAAGATTATTATCCATTGACCATGAAAAAGTTGAGTCTTCTCCTTCCCCATATCTCCATTGGACActaaaagaaatttacGACCAACCACATGCTTTAGCAAGGTCATTAAACTTTGGAGGTCGGATTTCTCCCTATAATAATATGGTGAAACTTGGAGGATTGGATCAAAGATTAGATGAATTGAAAAATGTTCAAAATATGATTCTGTTAGGATGTGGTACAAGTTTTCATGCAGCTCTATTTGCTCAGCTTTTGATGGAACATATCAGCGGATTTAATACAGTAAGTGCTAAAGATGCTTCTGAGATTTTTGTTACTGGGTTTCCACGTGAACATGCTGGAGCTATAGCTATTTCACAAAGTGGGGAAACTGCTGATACTGTTAAAGCCATCAATATTGCAGATAAACTTGGGATCCCCAAAATATCTGTTGTAAATGTTGTAGGTTCTATGCTTGCTAGAACTACTGGCTGTGGGGTTTATTTGAACGCTGGAAGGGAAGTTGCTGTTGCTTCTACCAAAGCTTTCTCCACTCAAGTTCTTGTATTATCACTTATTGCTGCTTGGTTTGCCCAAAATAGGGATAGTGTTATTTCCCAAAGATGTCAGGAATTACTTGAAGCAATTCACAGAGTTCCAATCAGTGTTGGAGTTTCATTACAAGCCAAAGATCAATGCGAACAAATTGCTGAAATgattaaagataataacTCTATCTTTGTTTTAGGTAAAGGTTATGGCTATCCTGTAGCACTTGAAGGTGCTCTCAAAATTAAGGAAATATCTTATATACATTCTGAAGGTTATTCAGCTGGAGCTCTAAAACATGGACCTTTTGCATTAATTGATAAGGATTCTCAAACACCTGTTATTTTAGTCATTCTTTCTGACGAAAATCAATCTTTAATGATGAATGTTGCACAGCAAGTTAAGGCTAGAGGAGCTAGAGTTATTTGTATAACAGATGATGAAAATTTATGCAAAGATATTGATTGTGAAAAAGTTTTAATTCCTTCAAATGGTCCTCTTACTGCTTTAAATGCTGTGATTCCATTACAGCTTATAGCATATTACTTGGCTATAAAAAGAGGTATTAATCCAGATAAGCCAAGAGGATTGGCAAAAGCTGTAACTGTATTTTAG
- a CDS encoding ankyrin repeat protein with over 9 transmembrane domains at C-terminus, signal peptide — MSFFKLWGILLLIASVEAFQNRLFNASRIELLEAEYALDRLGLWKKFADGNHSDCMEFTLRIDRMLNAVANVDIGAMEQFIEMDEYSLKYQDICGTKEEHTISSLYENAPGWGGETPLTILARSSLPRSSIMMQVLSSKGLDFVKSQMNGFTPLILAIIHRNFSGVKVLLNLAERQKYALNLNKTEIVNNSLDDKNTKTTNSVFRNVEIINEVDSMGRTALFHAVLMEDDGMVESLLMAGAEPNIADFSGVTPLLLATKKNLLVIVKLLLSKGADQIILDPRNRDPLSVAIKNNHPDVILALLEDQTFQTKYLNFYQSSRYKGQILRPTYHIRRLLDIFTVLQLKEEAIQSLFKIEFLRNDTSLCDLRDNEGRTIVNIATFREMYDLLEDVLEFYKNASIYRYEGYTSCNPHIIDKSGRGPVDYLLTGTASIHNSFYSLDNTIKNVRKINKYSNTYESIYKNNIEIQDQKRENPSIEFSKMPTSSLNFLSDRRKFLLTKLLKLSNPLDLSSYLFELLRKGGNPTVYTIKAMVNWLGGSKDLLLHRTSRDGHNALTFALSTGQLTVAREILDILLDSPISNQNSYKSAVKLAISYSASVHSSSIIAEVALRKPVIVHEWICERKFNSIIEIEEVKFVLQNLPREFIGFSKHPDLCKPLYTITKQILDPESQIESTEIVAIMLDTNGGLPFLERSDVTMALKTVGTSLSISASFGLNIIPCLEWTSTMSYTFTPYFFDVINKLDTTMTKSPQTSQTNKTQTTQDSQDILKCMRQNLSRTENVEKDSSSDCLSSYNESPSIKGQNSSNFEENQTFSTNGLMKNSKYSSNERIISPKINNLKNPGKIVIKYGLGSTITSILIGHGIMAAKRNQILDLVFSCPLREIDPILKNFQRNVLGITLLILVIWILITSFVIIFSSRSRLDIFGFIPKYSTSEPDRQAFTMAEWKFYKLVSVLRFISFLYCIVIFISIGRVRHLLFTLFFLFLGLFLKLNQFLLLKENDIVDITTAFIREEMSDNDNTALNKDLEDNDDVNDHSLGMGNPMPAGGNEETRQEGIHLGTIGEEISASHSSATFTDSRNTFQSDIVKREHITAEQYALTTLFIGICSFVIAISSNLQRFLFWNFREFYRFHESYYFTVNHTYIAISTEIILILNTWSLTFNILKAPGLMIFILTQRIQVLRYFLLAYPDINQNIFNSLKRNNIGFINKEGSPNSSPAMNMHLPVSKGAVFVPPGRFDVVLCQWVRVRYAIMKRMHRRFTVASKPYNALYFGIGFIVFVFLFNKNNIGHNFHLGILNYLLFDEFGFTLLTVFASYSITLIVIVWLACTSNQISEFQHWRLFWDAFSFMPPCSAQQVVLQHIKLTQDLDDEDKRVDLWSIPITNFVRNVLLLCIVVVWVHISIIGIFHILI; from the coding sequence ATGTCATTTTTCAAGCTGTGGGGAATATTGTTGCTGATTGCATCAGTGGAGGCATTTCAAAATAGACTATTTAATGCATCAAGAATCGAGCTTCTTGAGGCAGAATATGCTCTAGACCGACTTGGGTTATGGAAGAAATTTGCAGATGGAAACCATAGTGATTGTATGGAGTTTACTTTAAGAATTGACAGAATGTTGAATGCTGTTGCAAATGTTGATATTGGTGCAATGGAACAGTTTATTGAAATGGATGAATATAGTTTAAAGTATCAGGATATTTGTGGTACAAAGGAAGAACATACAATATCAAGCTTATATGAAAATGCACCAGGCTGGGGAGGGGAAACCCCTCTAACTATTTTGGCTAGAAGTTCACTGCCCAGAAGCAGCATAATGATGCAAGTTTTGTCATCTAAAGGTTTAGATTTTGTGAAATCTCAAATGAATGGTTTTACCCCTCTCATTTTGGCAATAATTCATAGGAATTTTAGTGGAGTAAAGgttcttttaaatttagcAGAAAGGCAGAAATATGccttaaatttgaataaaactgaaattgtaaataattCACTAGATGATAAGAACACAAAAACTACTAATTCTGTATTTAGAAAtgttgaaattattaatgaagtTGACTCTATGGGAAGAACAGCTCTTTTTCATGCAGTACTGATGGAAGATGATGGAATGGTTGAATCTCTGTTAATGGCAGGTGCTGAACCAAATATTGCAGATTTCTCGGGAGTTactcctcttcttcttgcAACAAAGAAAAACCTTCTCGTCATTGTTAAGCTTTTACTTAGTAAAGGAGCTGATCAAATAATTCTCGATCCAAGAAACAGAGACCCACTCTCTGTAGCAATCAAAAACAATCACCCAGACGTTATTTTAGCTTTGCTTGAGGACCAAACATTCCAAACAAagtatttgaatttctACCAGTCCTCAAGATATAAAGGTCAAATATTAAGACCTACATACCATATACGAAGACTTCTTGATATATTCACTGTACTTCAGTTAAAAGAGGAAGCTATTCAATCCTTATTCAAGATTGAGTTTCTTAGGAATGATACAAGTCTCTGTGATCTTAGAGATAACGAAGGAAGAACTATTGTTAACATTGCAACATTTAGAGAGATGTATGATCTTCTTGAAGATGTCTTAGAATTCTACAAGAATGCATCTATTTATAGATACGAAGGCTATACAAGCTGTAATCCTCATATTATCGACAAATCTGGTAGAGGACCGGTTGACTATCTTTTAACAGGGACAGCTTCCATTcataattcattttattcACTTGATAATACAATCAAAAATGTCAggaaaatcaataaatacTCTAATACATATGAAAGCatttacaaaaataatatcgAAATACAAGAtcaaaaaagagaaaatcCATCCATAGAATTTAGTAAAATGCCCACCTCCTCattgaattttctttcaGATAGAAGAAAATTTCTTCTTACAAAACTTTTAAAGTTGTCAAATCCGCTGGATCTATcttcatatttatttgagCTTCTTAGAAAAGGTGGGAATCCAACTGTTTACACAATTAAAGCAATGGTCAATTGGTTAGGTGGATCTAAGGATCTTTTACTCCATAGAACCTCCAGAGATGGTCATAATGCTCTAACTTTTGCTTTATCCACTGGTCAATTGACTGTTGCTAGAGAAATCCTTGATATTCTTTTGGATTCTCCAATTTCCAACCAAAATAGTTATAAAAGTGCTGTCAAATTAGCTATTAGTTACTCTGCAAGTGTCCAttcatcttcaataatTGCTGAAGTAGCACTTAGGAAACCGGTTATCGTTCATGAGTGGATATGTGAGagaaaatttaatagtattattgaaattgaagaagTTAAATTTGTGCTTCAAAACCTTCCTCGTGAATTTATTGGTTTCTCAAAACATCCAGATCTCTGTAAACCACTATATACCATCACAAAACAAATTCTAGACCCTGAAAGCCAAATAGAATCTACTGAAATTGTTGCAATTATGCTCGATACTAATGGTGGTTTACCCTTTTTGGAACGTTCAGATGTGACTATGGCACTCAAAACTGTTGGGACAAGCTTAAGTATTTCAGCCTCTTTTGgacttaatattattccatGCTTAGAATGGACATCAACTATGTCATATACATTTACTCCTTATTTCTTTGATGTAATTAATAAGTTAGACACTACTATGACCAAATCCCCCCAAACTAGCCAAACTAATAAGACTCAGACCACGCAGGATTCTcaagatattttaaaatgtATGAGACAAAACTTATCTAGAACAGAAAACGTAGAAAAAGATTCTTCAAGCGATTGTTTGAGCTCTTACAATGAATCTCCTAGTATAAAAGGACAAAATTCCTctaattttgaagaaaacCAAACTTTCAGCACTAATGGTTTAATGAAAAACAGCAAATATTCAAGTAATGAAAGAATAATATcaccaaaaataaataatctaAAAAACCCTGGGaaaattgttattaaaTATGGCCTTGGATCTACAATTACCTCTATTTTAATTGGACACGGAATTATGGCAGCCAAAAGAAATCAGATTTTAGATCTTGTATTTTCTTGTCCTCTTAGAGAAATAGACccaattttgaaaaattttcaaagaaatgTTCTAGGAATAACACTATTAATTCTAGTTATTTGGATTCTAATCACTTCATTTGTGATCATTTTCTCTTCCAGAAGTAGATTGGACATATTTGGTTTTATTCCTAAGTATTCAACCTCGGAACCTGACAGACAAGCTTTTACAATGGCAGAATGGAAATTTTACAAACTTGTAAGTGTCCTACGTTTCATATCTTTTCTATATTGTATCgttattttcatttcaATTGGAAGAGTTAGACACTTATTATTTACATTGTTTTTCCTTTTTCTAGGcttatttttaaaactCAACCAATTCCTACTActcaaagaaaatgatattgTAGATATCACAACAGCTTTCATCAGAGAGGAAATGAgtgataatgataatacAGCACTAAACAAAGATTTAGAGGATAATGATGATGTTAATGACCACTCTCTAGGAATGGGAAATCCAATGCCTGCAGGAGGAAACGAGGAAACTAGACAAGAGGGAATACATCTTGGAACTATTGGAGAAGAAATCTCAGCAAGTCATTCAAGTGCAACATTTACTGATTCAAGAAACACTTTTCAAAGTGATATTGTTAAAAGAGAACATATTACAGCTGAACAATATGCCTTAACTACTTTATTTATAGGAATTTGTTCCTTTGTCATTGCAATTTCCTCAAACTTACAACGATTTCTCTTTTGGAATTTCAGAGAGTTTTATCGCTTTCATGAATCCTATTACTTTACAGTTAATCATACTTATATTGCAATTTCAACAGAAATTATTCTAATCTTAAATACTTGGTCACTGACAttcaatattcttaaaGCTCCGGGACTAATGATTTTCATCCTAACTCAACGAATACAAGTTCTTCGTTACTTTTTACTTGCATATCCTGATATTAATCAGAATATATTCAACTCTTTAAAACGAAACAATATTGGATTCATAAATAAGGAGGGTTCCCCTAATTCTTCTCCAGCTATGAATATGCACTTACCAGTTTCAAAAGGAGCAGTTTTTGTCCCTCCAGGAAGGTTTGATGTTGTACTTTGTCAATGGGTACGTGTTAGGTATGCAATCATGAAGAGAATGCACAGAAGATTTACTGTTGCATCCAAGCCCTATAATGCACTTTATTTTGGTATTGGATTCATTgtatttgtttttctttttaacaaaaataatattggacATAATTTTCATCTTGGAATATTGAATTACCTCTTATTCGATGAGTTTGGCTTCACTCTTCTAACCGTATTTGCTTCCTACTCTATTACACTTATTGTAATTGTCTGGCTTGCATGCACATCTAATCAGATTTCCGAGTTTCAGCATTGGAGGCTTTTTTGGGAtgcattttcatttatgCCTCCTTGCTCTGCTCAGCAGGTCGTTTTACAACATATAAAGCTTACACAAGATCTTGATGATGAGGATAAAAGAGTTGATCTTTGGAGTATTCCTATCACAAATTTTGTTAGAAATGTACTACTTTTATGTATAGTAGTAGTTTGGGTACATATATCAATCATTGGGATCtttcatattttaatatGA